A DNA window from Molothrus ater isolate BHLD 08-10-18 breed brown headed cowbird chromosome 2, BPBGC_Mater_1.1, whole genome shotgun sequence contains the following coding sequences:
- the LOC129047167 gene encoding uncharacterized protein LOC129047167, protein MGGAPTRLAQRQSPPSGKANAGAGRRISPSSLGPVPPPLRQQLRFARDWTELELRRRRSSAECVRPPRGGSCPQAVGSRVRRGRGALRLTGAGWRGAGGAQLPPGRGWESSRRASQLPGRSTPRCRCRAATSGGRGAGGTGGSPAHNHRAMEGGGGEKWGAPGGSPEGGGRGIWGKGRVCSSASYFNSLPPFPAGPSAVVLPRCLPHPPPSQPPPRVPPSPPLPSPARRSAAPLPYCSAGSL, encoded by the coding sequence ATGGGCGGCGCACCCACTCGGCTAGCCCAGCGCCAGAGCCCGCCCTCTGGGAAAGCCAATGCCGGGGCAGGGAGGCGGATCTCCCCGAGCTCCCTTGGCCCGGTTCCTCCTCCCCTTCGCCAGCAGCTGCGCTTCGCCCGGGACTGGACCGAGTTAGAGTTGAGGCGCCGGAGGAGTAGCGCAGAGTGCGTGCGTCCCCCGCGGGGGGGTTCGTGCCCGCAGGCGGTGGGGAGCCGGGTAAggcgggggcgcggggcgcTGCGCCTCACTGGGGCGGGCTGGCGGGGGGCTGGCGGCGCTCAGCTGCCCCCAGGGCGGGGATGGGAGAGCAGCCGCCGTGCCTCCCAGCTACCCGGCCGAAGTACCCCGCGGTGTCGCTGCCGCGCCGCCACCTCTGGCGGCAGGGGCGCGGGTGGCACCGGGGGCAGTCCCGCGCATAACCATCGCGCCATGGAGGGGGGTggtggggaaaaatggggggcGCCCGGGGGCAGCCCCGAAGGGGGGGGCAGGGGTATTTGGGGGAAGGGCCGGGTCTGCTCTAGCGCCTCCTATTTTAactctctccctcccttccccgcCGGGCCCTCGGCTGTTGTTCTGCCCCGGTGCCTCCCCCACCCACCACCCTCGCAGCCCCCCCCGCGTGtacctccctcccctcctctcccctcccctgcccggcGCTCCGCGGCTCCCCTCCCGTATTGTTCGGCTGGGTCCCTCTAA